In one window of Lampris incognitus isolate fLamInc1 chromosome 3, fLamInc1.hap2, whole genome shotgun sequence DNA:
- the mcoln3b gene encoding mucolipin-3 isoform X2: MSDSEESSDVYSVYETNGQPSWAEHQQKHQQDLGNVENLRRKIKYYFMNPCEKYHARGRKPWKLVLQLIKIAIITIQLVSFGLSNQMVVMFKEENLMTFKHLFLKDYVDGGMDTYALYRQGDVYDHINYIVEQYGLLRNITVGNHAYDRNGGTYSPMSVCQEYYRNGTIYPGNETFEIDAEVETDCLEIYPMYPLALSEDLHGFKLHFKTLLRVKFMFVLKAINLQTVRHRELPDCYDFKVLITFDNQAHSGRVKVNLDNDVEINECRDWKVTGASARNVYFPLLFDCLIIITCITSLALCTRSVLNGMQLQFEYILYCNNHSGKEVSLSDKLDFLNGWYILIIVSDTLTIIGSILKIEIQTKALTSYDVCSIFLGSGTMFVWIGVIRYMGYFKKYNILILTLRAAFPNVIRFVCCAGIIYLSYCFCGWIVLGPYHKKFRTLNTVSECLFSLINGDDMFPTFSNMQQKSQLVWIFSRVYLYTFVSLFIYMILSLFITLITNTYDTIKQQQSENPTSELQRFLLECKDLPNSGVYRIKEKPSCFLNCCMSRCNGHRDRLISET; this comes from the exons ATGTCAG ACAGTGAGGAGTCTAGTGATGTGTACTCTGTGTATGAGACAAATGGACAGCCTTCTTGGGCCGAACACCAGCAGAAGCACCAGCAGGACCTGGGTAACGTAGAGAACCTCAGAAGGAAGATCAAGTACTACTTCATGAACCCCTGTGAGAAGTACCATGCCCGAGGTCGAAAGCCGTGGAAACTCGTGCTTCAGCTCATCAAAATTGCCATTATTACTATTCAG TTGGTCTCTTTTGGACTGAGCAACCAGATGGTTGTCATGTTCAAGGAGGAAAATCTGATGACATTTAAGCACCTCTTCCTGAAAGATTATGTTGATGGAGGTATGGACACGTACGCGCTCTACAGACAGGGAGATGTCTATGACCATATCAACTACATTGTAGAGCAG TACGGACTTCTACGCAACATCACAGTAGGCAACCATGCTTATGACAGAAATGGCGGTACGTACTCCCCGATGTCAGTTTGTCAAGAGTACTACAGGAATGGTACCATCTACCCGGGAAACGAGACCTTTGAAATTGACGCTGAGGTGGAAACTG ATTGCCTTGAGATTTACCCGATGTACCCCCTGGCATTGAGCGAAGACCTTCATGGTTTTAAACTACATTTTAAAAC GTTACTTCGCGTGAAGTTCATGTTTGTTCTCAAGGCTATAAACCTACAGACGGTGAGGCATCGAGAGCTGCCTGATTGTTATGACTTCAAAGTCCTG ATCACTTTCGACAACCAAGCTCACAGCGGCAGGGTGAAGGTTAACTTGGACAACGATGTCGAGATCAATGAATGCAGAGACTGGAAAGTAACTGGAGCAT CGGCTAGAAACGTGTACTTCCCACTACTATTTGACTGCCTCATCATCATAACATGCATCACATCCCTTGCCCTCTGCACTCGCTCAGTGCTCAATGGGATGCAGCTGCAATTT GAGTACATACTGTACTGCAATAACCACTCCGGTAAAGAGGTTTCATTGTCAGACAAGTTGGACTTTCTCAATGGCTGGTATATCCTGATCATTGTCAGTGACACACTGACCATCATCGGCTCGATCCTCAAAATAGAGATCCAGACAAAG GCCCTAACAAGCTACGATGTGTGCAGCATCTTCCTTGGCTCGGGCACTATGTTCGTCTGGATCGGTGTTATCCGCTACATGGGATATTTCAAGAAATACAAC ATTCTCATCCTGACACTAAGGGCAGCTTTTCCAAATGTCATCCGATTTGTCTGCTGTGCTGGAATTATCTACCTGAGCTACTGCTTCTGCGGCTGGATCGTCCTCGGCCCATACCATAAAAAG TTCCGGACCCTTAACACCGTGTCGGAGTGTCTGTTCTCGCTGATAAATGGAGACGACATGTTTCCCACCTTCAGCAACATGCAGCAGAAGAGTCAGTTGGTGTGGATCTTCAGCAGAGTCTACCTCTACACCTTCGTTTCGCTCTTCATCTACATGATTCTCAGCCTCTTCATCACCCTCATTACCAACACCTATGACACCATCAAG CAGCAACAGAGTGAAAACCCCACATCAGAGCTGCAAAGGTTCCTTTTGGAGTGCAAAGATCTGCCAAACTCTGGGGTGTACAGAATCAAAGAGAAGCCCAGCTGCTTCCTAAACTGCTGCATGTCTCG ATGCAACGGCCATCGAGACAGGCTGATCTCAGAGACATAG
- the mcoln3b gene encoding mucolipin-3 isoform X1 — protein sequence MSDSEESSDVYSVYETNGQPSWAEHQQKHQQDLGNVENLRRKIKYYFMNPCEKYHARGRKPWKLVLQLIKIAIITIQLVSFGLSNQMVVMFKEENLMTFKHLFLKDYVDGGMDTYALYRQGDVYDHINYIVEQYGLLRNITVGNHAYDRNGGTYSPMSVCQEYYRNGTIYPGNETFEIDAEVETDCLEIYPMYPLALSEDLHGFKLHFKTLLRVKFMFVLKAINLQTVRHRELPDCYDFKVLITFDNQAHSGRVKVNLDNDVEINECRDWKVTGASARNVYFPLLFDCLIIITCITSLALCTRSVLNGMQLQFEYILYCNNHSGKEVSLSDKLDFLNGWYILIIVSDTLTIIGSILKIEIQTKALTSYDVCSIFLGSGTMFVWIGVIRYMGYFKKYNILILTLRAAFPNVIRFVCCAGIIYLSYCFCGWIVLGPYHKKFRTLNTVSECLFSLINGDDMFPTFSNMQQKSQLVWIFSRVYLYTFVSLFIYMILSLFITLITNTYDTIKQQQQSENPTSELQRFLLECKDLPNSGVYRIKEKPSCFLNCCMSRCNGHRDRLISET from the exons ATGTCAG ACAGTGAGGAGTCTAGTGATGTGTACTCTGTGTATGAGACAAATGGACAGCCTTCTTGGGCCGAACACCAGCAGAAGCACCAGCAGGACCTGGGTAACGTAGAGAACCTCAGAAGGAAGATCAAGTACTACTTCATGAACCCCTGTGAGAAGTACCATGCCCGAGGTCGAAAGCCGTGGAAACTCGTGCTTCAGCTCATCAAAATTGCCATTATTACTATTCAG TTGGTCTCTTTTGGACTGAGCAACCAGATGGTTGTCATGTTCAAGGAGGAAAATCTGATGACATTTAAGCACCTCTTCCTGAAAGATTATGTTGATGGAGGTATGGACACGTACGCGCTCTACAGACAGGGAGATGTCTATGACCATATCAACTACATTGTAGAGCAG TACGGACTTCTACGCAACATCACAGTAGGCAACCATGCTTATGACAGAAATGGCGGTACGTACTCCCCGATGTCAGTTTGTCAAGAGTACTACAGGAATGGTACCATCTACCCGGGAAACGAGACCTTTGAAATTGACGCTGAGGTGGAAACTG ATTGCCTTGAGATTTACCCGATGTACCCCCTGGCATTGAGCGAAGACCTTCATGGTTTTAAACTACATTTTAAAAC GTTACTTCGCGTGAAGTTCATGTTTGTTCTCAAGGCTATAAACCTACAGACGGTGAGGCATCGAGAGCTGCCTGATTGTTATGACTTCAAAGTCCTG ATCACTTTCGACAACCAAGCTCACAGCGGCAGGGTGAAGGTTAACTTGGACAACGATGTCGAGATCAATGAATGCAGAGACTGGAAAGTAACTGGAGCAT CGGCTAGAAACGTGTACTTCCCACTACTATTTGACTGCCTCATCATCATAACATGCATCACATCCCTTGCCCTCTGCACTCGCTCAGTGCTCAATGGGATGCAGCTGCAATTT GAGTACATACTGTACTGCAATAACCACTCCGGTAAAGAGGTTTCATTGTCAGACAAGTTGGACTTTCTCAATGGCTGGTATATCCTGATCATTGTCAGTGACACACTGACCATCATCGGCTCGATCCTCAAAATAGAGATCCAGACAAAG GCCCTAACAAGCTACGATGTGTGCAGCATCTTCCTTGGCTCGGGCACTATGTTCGTCTGGATCGGTGTTATCCGCTACATGGGATATTTCAAGAAATACAAC ATTCTCATCCTGACACTAAGGGCAGCTTTTCCAAATGTCATCCGATTTGTCTGCTGTGCTGGAATTATCTACCTGAGCTACTGCTTCTGCGGCTGGATCGTCCTCGGCCCATACCATAAAAAG TTCCGGACCCTTAACACCGTGTCGGAGTGTCTGTTCTCGCTGATAAATGGAGACGACATGTTTCCCACCTTCAGCAACATGCAGCAGAAGAGTCAGTTGGTGTGGATCTTCAGCAGAGTCTACCTCTACACCTTCGTTTCGCTCTTCATCTACATGATTCTCAGCCTCTTCATCACCCTCATTACCAACACCTATGACACCATCAAG CAGCAGCAACAGAGTGAAAACCCCACATCAGAGCTGCAAAGGTTCCTTTTGGAGTGCAAAGATCTGCCAAACTCTGGGGTGTACAGAATCAAAGAGAAGCCCAGCTGCTTCCTAAACTGCTGCATGTCTCG ATGCAACGGCCATCGAGACAGGCTGATCTCAGAGACATAG